GAATCAGAAGCTACTACTTACGAATTTTAGCCAACTACGTAAGCTGCTGCTTGAGCTAAGCCAACTGGCTACTGCTCAGTTCATCATTCATACATTATAGCTTCTGATTCAATTATGCCCGCGGGTGGGCTTGTTCAAATACGGATTTCAAGCGGTCTACGGACAGGTGAGTGTACACTTGCGTAGCCGCCAGGCTAGCGTGACCCAGCAACTCCTTAATAGCATTGAGGTCAGCTCCCTTGCCCAGCAGGTGGGTAGCAAAGGCGTGGCGCAGTGCGTGCGGGTGCTGATGCGCCGTGGATGTCGAAACCTGACTTAGGTATTTTTTCACCGTACGGTACACCAGTTTTTCGTAGAGCGGCGCGCCCTTATCAGTACGCAGCAGTGGGCTACCCGCTGCCGCAGGGCCAAACTCAGCAGCGCGCCGGGCTTGGTATTTTTCCAGCACCAGCAGCAGCGACGGGTTTAGCGGCACTAGGCGCTGCTTGTTACCCTTGCCCGTTACGCGCACGGTTTTGGCGTTGCTGTCCAGGTCGTCGTCCATGATTCCTAATAATTCAGAGAGGCGAACACCGGTGCCGTAGAGCGTTTCGAGCACCAGCTGGTCGCGCACGCCAGTGAAGCTGTCTTCAAACTCAAACGAATTCAGCAGCCGGTTCAAAGACTCTTCGGGCACGAATTCGGGGAGCTTCTTCGCCATTTTCGGAGCCTTCACGCGCAGCATTGGGTTGGCCGCAATGCGGTGCGTGCGCAGCAAAAACTTGTAGAACGAGCGCAAGCAGGCCACCTTGCGGTTCACGGTGCGCGGGTCCAGGTCCTGGCTCATTAGGCTTACTACCCAGCCCCGGATGAGCGGATGGGTGGCCTGGGCAAGGTCGCGCTCCTCGTACTCGGCCAGCAGGTATGCCGCAAACTGCGTGAGGTCCGTTTGGTAGGAGGTAACGGTATGCGGGCTAAAGCGCTTCTCGTAGCGCAGAAAGTCCAGGAATTCATCCATAGGGCGGGGGCGAGGGCAGGTACGGATAGCGGCCGGCTTCGCAAAGTAGCCGAAAAATAATGAGTGGCCTACCCACGCGAAAAGCCCGCCCCGTTACCGAGTGGCAACGAGGCGGGCTTTCTGAAAGCCTTTTCGGAAATACTGAGGACTACGCCTCGCTTTCGGGACCGTAGGTAGCGAGTTTGTACACTGCCTTCTGCTTGAGCTTGCGCTTGGTGATGCTGGGCTTCTGGAAGAACGTGCGGCGACGCAGCTCTTTCAGCACGCCGGTGCGCTCGAATTTTTTCTTGAAGCGTTTCAGCGCACGGTCAACGGTTTCGTTGTCTTTGATTTGAACGATAATCATATCGGGGAGTGAAGAGTCTTTTCGGGGCAAACGGGCCGCAAAGATACGCCCGGACTTGACAGATTGTCAAGAGCATTACCGCTTATTTCAACAAAGCCCGCGCGATGACGAGCTTCTGAATCTCGCTCGTGCCCTCGCCAATGGTGCAGAGCTTGGCGTCGCGGTAATATTTTTCGGCGGGGTAGTCTTTGGTATAGCCGTAGCCGCCGAAGATTTGCACGCCCTCGTTGGCGGTGCGCACGGCTACTTCGGAGGCGTAGAGCTTGGCCATCGCCGATTCCAGATTCACGTTTTCGCCGCGGTCTTTCATTTCGGCGGCGCGGTAGGTAAGCAGGCTGGCGGCCTCAATCTCGGTGGCCATGTCGGCCAGCTTAAAGGAAATGCCCTGGAAGTTGCTGATGGGTTGGTTGAACTGGTGCCGCTCCTGGCTGTACTGCAGTGCCGCCTCAAAAGCTCCTTGCGCGATGCCCAGGCTCAGGGCCGCGATGCTGATGCGCCCGCCATCGAGCACCTTCAGGCTTTGCACGAAGCCATCACCCACCTTGCCAATCACGTTGCCAACGGGCACCCGGCAATCGGTAAAAATCAGCTCGGTCGTCTCGGAGGCGCGCATGCCGAGCTTGTCTTCTTTCCTACCCCCCGCGAAGCCCGGCGTGCCGCGCTCCACGATGAAGGCCGTCATGCCGTGCGAGTCGCCCACGTTACCGGTGCGGGCGATAACGACGGCCACATCGCCGCTACGGCCGTGGGTAATGAAGTTCTTCGCCCCGTTGAGAATGTAGTACTCGCCGCTGGCATCGAGCACGGCGGTGGTGCGCATGTTGCCCGCGTCGGAGCCGGTGTTGGGCTCGGTGAGGCCCCAGGCTCCCAGCCACTCGCCGCTGGCCAGGCGCGGCAGGTACTGGTGCTTCTGCTCTTCAGAAGCGTGCTGCAGGATGTGCCCGGTGCAAAGCGAGTTGTGGGCCGCCATGCTCAGGCCAATGCTACCGTCAATCTTGGACAGCTCTACGATAGCCGTCACATATTCCTGGTAGCCAAAGCCTGCGCCGCCGTACTGCGCCGGCACGAGCACGCCCATTAGGCCCAGCTCGCCGAGCTGGTGAAATAGTTCGCGCGGAAATTCCTGGGTTTCATCCCAGCGCATCATATGGGGTTTGATGTGCTGCTGGCCAAAATCGCGCACCATCTGCGCAATCATGGTCTGGTTCTCGGTGGCTAGTGTAGCTTCCATAAAAAACACTAAACTGGGTGGGGGTAGGGTAAAGAGCGTGGGAACTGGCCTGACTGGCTAGCTTCGGTAGGGTAAAGGTACGATTTTGAGGCTCGTTCGGGCGGCAATTGGTTAAGCCCATTCAGGTGCGATTTTTGAAACCCTACGGGAAATAGGTTACTTTTGAGGCATTTTTTACCTTTCGGAGACGTTAAATTGGCCCTTTGGGCCGGCCCGCCTTCGATGAATTCTCCTTCTTTTGGCTTTCCTTGCTCTGCTTTCGCCTTTTTCTCCACGGCAATTCCTACTGCTGGCGGCATTAATGCTTTGCGTGCTTTCGTCGTGCTCCACCAGCCGGTATTATCAGCAACGTACGATGTTTCAGCTGACGAAGGGAGCTGATGGAGTCATTGATACGGCAAAGCTACGGCGGCTGGTCAACCGCACCGACCGCAACTACCGCATTCACGCCAATGATATCCTGAGTGTGCAGGTTTTTACCAATAAAGGCGAGCGGCTCATCGACCCCAATGGTGAGCTGCAATTTGGCGCACCAAGTTTGGGGGTAGCCCCAATTACTACGACGCCGGCGGGGGGTAGCCTTGGTCAGCGCAACGTGGGCCAAGGCGCGGGTTCCAGCGGCGGCAATACCCAGTTTGTGGTGCAGGCCGATGGCACAGTTCGCCTACCCCTCGTAAACCGGGTAAGCGTAGCGGGCCTGACGCTGATAAAAGCCGATAGCGTACTGCAAGGGCGTTATAATGAGTATTATAAAGAAACTTTTGTTAAAACGGCCGTCGCCAACAACCGGGTCATTATTCTAGGGGCACCGGGCGGGCAGGTTGTTTCGCTGGCCAATGATAATATGAATCTACTAGAAGTGCTGGCCCTTGCCGGTGGGGCTGACGGCGGCGGGGCCAGTGGCGGCAACAGCATCGCGCGTTATGGTGGCCGAGTTAGTAATATTCGGATTATTCGGGGGGATTTAAAAAATCCGCAGGTGCAATTTATTGACCTAAGTACGCTGGAAGGAATGCGACGCGGCAATTTACAAATAGAACCGAATGACATTATTTATATTGAACCCATCAGGCGGCCGCTTCTAGATGCTTTGGCTGATGCCGGCCCAGTCTTCAGCGCGACTTCTACCCTGTTGAGTGCCATAAGCATTATTTTTACTATTATCGTTATCTCCCGACAGAAGAATTAAGTTGAGTAACGACCCCTATCTAGTATCATGATTTTATCCGCCAACGCAACATGGCACTAAGCGAAAACGCAGAGTTAGAAGAGCTAATTCGCCGGGCCACTACCGACGCGGATGTAGCCCCGCCGCCCGGCGCGGGCAGGGTGCCGGACGATGATAGCGAAGCCGGTGACAGCTTCGACTTGAGTACGCTCGTGCTGGTGGCGCGCCGCAGCCTACTGTGGGTAATTCTGCTGCTGCTGCTGGGCATTACGGCCTCCTGGCTCTATCTGCGCTACACGAAACCGATTTACGAGGCTACCTCTACGCTCAAGATAGATGAGCGCAGCGACGCGAGCGCGCTGGGCATTGGGGCACTGCCAGGTGCCAGTGCGGAAGGCAACGGAGCCTCGCAACTAGCTGGCGAGCTGGAGCTGATAAAATCGGACCTGACCTATAAGCGCCTCAAACAGGCCGTGCCCCTAGACGTAAATTATTATGCCCAAGGCACGGTACTAGAGAATGAGTTGTTTGAGGCTTGCCCCTATAAGGTTAACTATACCGTCAGCGACCCGGTTTACTACAACCATAAGTTTAATGTCGAATACCTCGACCCCCGGCATTATCACCTTAGTGTAGTAGTGGGCGCGCAGACGCTAGGCGGCGATTACGAGGTGGGGCGCGAAGTGCAACTGCCCGGCATTCACTTGCGGTTATCGTCTACCTCCACTGACAATCCGGTAACTCCCGACGCGAATTACCACTTCGTATTACTGGATGATAATACCATCAATACCTACCTGAATCGTAACCTGAAAGTCGAAGTTTTGAATCCAAGTGCGAACACGATTCAAATTTCTTTTCAGGACAATAACCGCCTGAAGGCGCAACGCATTGTGAACGCGCTCGATACCGTTTACCACGATGTGAAGCTGGCTTATAAGCAGGAAAATACCCGGAACTCCCTAGCCTATCTGGACCAGCAATTAAAGGAAAATGGGAAAAACCTGGCCCAGGCGGAGGATAACCTGCAAAGCTTTGTGGAGCGAAATAAAACCTATGACGCGAAAGGTGAGCTGAGTAGTATCACGAGTGGATTGGAAAAAATTGAGACCGACGACCTAGCGTTGCAGCAGAAGCTAGTGCTGCTGGCCGAAGTAGGCCGCCTGGCCGCGCAGGACCGCCTAACGCCCAGTGACGAAGTGACGGTGGCCCAGACGATTCCGGGCCTGACCCTGCTGGGTGACCCGGTCTTGACGCAACAGCTTAATAGCCTGAATATGCTGCAGCAAAACCTGCGGCGCGTACGGCGCTCGTACCAAGACCAGACAGAAGCCGTGCAGGGCCTGCTGGCCCAGGTCAATTTTGCGCAATCGACGTTGCAACGACAATTGCTGGATGCCCAGAAACAGCTGCGCACGCAGCTAGCCCTGCTAGCCAGCCAGCGCGCCAAGCTAGATGGGCAGCTCCAGACCCTGCCAGGCAAGGAAACGGAGCAGGAGCGCCTGAGACGGCCGCTGGGGCTATATAGCAACAGCTACCAGATGCTGCTCGAGAAAAAGGTTGATTACAACATTAAGAACGCCGGTACGACCGCCGACTTTCAGATTTTGTCGCCGGGCTATGCACCTGATGCGCCCATTTCGCCGAAACGGCTGCTGGTATACGCTATTGGCATTGCGGGTGGCCTCATCCTGGGGTTGGGCCTGATTGGCACGCGCTACCTGCTGCACAACACTATCACGAGCGTTAATGAGCTGGAACGCAATACCAAAGCGTCCGTGCTGGGCGTCATTCCGACCTACGAAAAGGAGCAGCTGAACGTATCGCGGATGGTGGTGGATAAAAACCCGAAATCGTCGGTGTCGGAGGCTATTCGCTCGATTCGAACCAACCTCGATTTTATTAGTCCTTCCAGTAAAAAACGGCTGATTTCGGTCACTTCAACGATTTCGGGCGAGGGCAAAACGTTCGTAACGGTAAATCTGGCTGGCATTATTGCCTTATCGGGGCAGCGTGTCGTCGTGCTCGACCTGGATATGCGCAAGCCCAAGGTGAACCTTGCGTTCGATGCTCCAAACGTGCGGGGCATCAGCACGATTCTCATCGACCGGCATTCGGTAGCCGAGTGCGTGCAGCACACCAGCATTGAGTCGCTGGACTTTATTTCGGCCGGCCCTACCCCCCCCAATCCATCGGAGCTGATTCTGAACCCGCGCTTCGACCAGATGCTGGAGGAGCTAAAGCGCACCTACGACGTTATTCTGATTGATACGCCGCCCGTAGGCTTGGTTACGGACGGCATCCTCATCATGCGCAAAGCCGACGTGCCGATTTACATCGTGCGGGCCAATTATTCGCGCAAAACCTTCCTCAAAAATATGAACCGGCTGATGCGCAATAACCAGTTCTCGCGCATGTCTACTATCCTCAACGATGCCAAGGCGCAGGGCGCGTATGGCTACGGGTATGGCTACGGGTATGGCTACGGCTACGGCTATGGCACGCAGCAGAGCATGGGCTACTATGAGGAGCCTACCCCCAAACCCACGCTGGGCGCGCGCATCAAAGGGCTTTTTAGTTAACTGTTTTCATGGTGGATTTCTGGAAGCAACTGTTTGGCAGTCGGCCAGCCGATGCCAGCGCGGGTCTTCCGGCTGCCCTGCCCTTCGCGGAGTTGGGGGTTGATATGCACTCGCATTTGCTGCCGGGCCTTGACGACGGGGCCGAAACCGTAGCGCACAGCCTCGACCTATTGCGCGAGTTGCGGGCGCTGGGCTTTCGCAAGCTAGTGATGACCCCCCACATCATGGGCGATTTTTATAAGAATACGCCGGCTGGCATTCGGGCGGCGCTGGCTACGCTGCGCGCAGCGGCCACCGAAGCCGGCCTGGGCGACGTGGTGCTGGAGTGCGCCGCCGAATACTACCTCGACGAGTGGCTGGGCCATAAGCTGGCCGACGGCACGGAGATGCTGACCTTCGGCGGCGAGCAGCGCTACCTGCTCTTCGAAACTTCTTACATGAACGAGGCATTTAACCTGCAAACTACCATTTTTGAGCTGCAAGCCGCGGGTTACCGCCCGGTGCTAGCCCACCCCGAGCGCTATGTGTACCTCTACGGCCGCTTTGCGGAGATAGAGAAGCTGCGCCACGAATACGGCGTGCTGCTTCAGCTCAACCTCAATTCGCTGGCAGGCTACTACTCGCCAGCCGCCCGGCAGGTAGCCGAAAAGATGATTGACGCCGGGCTGGTCGATTTTGTGGGTACCGACACCCACCACCTGCGCCACACGGCCGCGCTAGGGTCCAAGACCGTGAAATCATCGTATTTCCGCAAGCTGATGGCGCTGCCCTTGCTTAATCCTACTCTTTAGCTTTTTGGTGCTTGGTACTGGGTGCTCGGGCCGCTCAACGACTCCCGAGCACAGTACCAAGCCCCAGGCACCAGACCTTATGATTTTCCTCACCGGTGGTACGGGCCTGATTGGCTCGTTTGTGCTGCGGGGGTTGCGGGCGCGGGGATTGGCCGTGCGGGCGCTGTACCGCGGCCCTACCCCCCCCGCCGGGCCCGAAGGCGTGGAGTGGCTGGCCGGCGAGCTGGCCGATACCAGTCTGCTGGCGGCGGCCCTCACGCCCGACGTGACGCACGTGCTGCACTGCGCCGGCCTGGTATCGTACGCGCCGCAGGACGAGGACGCGCTGCTGCACGTGAACGTAGAGGGCACCGCCGCTGTAGTCGATGCCTGCCTGCGCTGCCCCGGCGTGCGGCTGGGCTACGTGTCGTCGGTGGCGGCGCTGGGGCAGCCCGCGCCAACCGAAGCCTCTGCCGGCGCGGCCCCTACCCCCCTGCTACTGGATGAAGCCGCTACCTGGGACCTGGGCGCGCGCCATTCGGCCTATGCCACCAGCAAGTACTTGGCCGAGCTGGAGGTGTGGCGCGGCGTGGCCGAAGGACTATCGGCCGTTATCGTCAACCCGGCCATCGTGCTGGGGCCAGGCGACTGGGACCGGAGCAGTACCCGGCTGTTGCGCTACGCTTACGATGAGCACCTTTTTTACACCCCCGGCCAGCTCAGCTTCGTGGATGCACGCGACGTGGCGGCCCACCTGTTGCGCCTCACCCTCGACCTGCCGCAACTGCCCGCCGCGCGCTACGTGCTCAGCGGCGGCACTTACCCCCTGGGCGAACTGCTAACCAAGCTGGCCCAGGCGCTGGGCCGCCGCCCGCCCAGCGTGGCCGTGCCTACCTGGGCCGCCGAGGTTATCTGGCGCGTGGAGCATACTCGCTCGGTGCTGACCAGGGCGCGGCCCCTCATCACCCGCGATACGGCGCGGGCCGGCCGGCAGCCAGTATTTTACGACACCCGCAAGGTGCAGCTTGCCACCGGCCTGGGCTTTCATTCGCTGGATGAAACTGTGGCCTGGCTGGCCCAAACCCTCGAAACGAACCGGATGAGCCGGCCGTAGGTTGTATCTTAGCCTGTAGCAGTGCCCCTTGCTTTACCTTGCCAGTGGGGGGTAGCAGACAAAAAAGCCGGCTTTGGGCCGTTGCTATACTTGGCATCCTATTAGCAGGAAAACAAGACGAGTTATCGTTTATAATTCGTGATACTTATGCGCATGAACGAACCATTTGACGACCCGCGAGCAGCCCAGGATACCGTGCGACGCTACGAACAGATGCTAGCGGCTGACGAAACCGCCTTTTTTGACTTAGAAGAGTTTGAAGTAATTATTGACCACTACGTAACCTCGGCCGCATTCGATAAAGCTCAGCAAGCCTGCGAGGCGGCCCTGGGCCAGTACCCTTTCTCAACCGAACTGCTCATCGACCGCGCCCAAATAGCCGCTATGCGTGGCGATTACGCCGAGGCTGAGCGCCAGATTGCCAGCGTAGCCACCCGCGACCCCGACAACGCCGATGTGGCCGTAACCCGCGGCATTATTGCCACCCAGCGCGGCGATTTTGACGAGGCCGTGCGCTTTTTTCAGAGTGCGTTGGAGCGCAACCCCGACCGCGAAGACATTCACTTTAACCTGGGCTTGGCTTACCAAAGCTGGCACAAGTTTAAGAGCGCGGCCCGGCACTATAAGCACAGCTTACGCTTGCAGCCCGACAATGAAACCACCGTGCAGGAGCTGCTCAACTGCCTCGAAACCACCGAGCGGCTGCTGGAGCACGAGGAGTTTTTTCAGCGATTCACCGACGATGACCCCTATTCGGCCACGGCCTGGTACAACCTGGGGCAGTATTACTACCGGCTCGAAAAGTGGGAGCAGGCGGCGGCCGCGTTTGACTACGCCATCGTTATTGAGGGCGATTTTTATGACGCTCACCACTGGCTGGCCGACACCTTCGTGTGCCAGCAGGACTATACCCGCGCCATCGGCGAGTTCGAACTGAGCTACCCTACCGGCGAGCCGACCGATGAGGCACTCTGTAACATTGGGGAGTGCTACGAGAAGCTGCGCGAGTGGGAAAAATCCCGCCAGTATTACCGCAAGGCGCTCGAACTCAACCCCGAGATGGACGAAGCGTGGTTTGGGCAAGGCGTGCTGCTGCAAGAACAGGAGCGGCCTTACGAGGCCCTGCACTTCTTCCGCAAAGCGGTGGAATTGTACGGCGATAGCAGCGAGTACTGGGCGGCGCTGGGAGCGGCCGAAAACCAGGTGGGCAACATCGTAAGCGCCCTCGAAGCCTACGAGAAAGCCACCGAAGTATCGCCCGACGATGCCACCGGCTGGGTGAGCTGGAGCGCCATTCTCTACGAGCAGGGCCACTACGAGGAGGCCATCGACCTGCTGCGGCACGCCGAGGAGCTGCACCCGCACGAAGCGCATTTTCACTATATGCTGTGCGCCTACCTGCTGGCCGCCGGCCGGTTGCGCGAGGCGTATCAGCAGCTCGAAACGGCCCTTACCCTCAACTTTGAGCAGCACTCGCTGCTGTTCGACTACTTCCCCGAGCTGGAAAAACAGCCCGCTTTGCAGCGGCTTATTGACCAGTTTCGCAAGTAGGGGGTAGGGCGGCGGCGCGCCGCCCGCGGTTTATGCCCTAATTTTGCACCTGCCCGCCGCTTCGGCGGGCAGGTTTTTTTTGCGCCAATTTTCGTCATTGAAGGGCCGACGCCCGATTTCCTCGCATGAACTACTCGCTTTCTCAGCTGCCCGAACGCACCCCGAAACCCCGTGAGCAGGGCTTTACCATGATGATGGATAAGGGCCTCAGCCTACGGGAGGTGGAAGACTACCTGGAGGTGGCGGCCCCCTACACCGACATTGTGAAGCTGGGCTGGGCCACGTCCTATGTAGTGCCCAACTTGCAGCGCAAGCTGGATGCCTACCGCGCGGGCGGTATCCCGGTGTACCTGGGCGGCACGCTCTTCGAGGCGTTTATCATCCGCAATCAGTTTGATGACTACCGACGGCTGCTCGACAGCTTTGGGCTGGAGTACGCGGAGGTGTCGGATGGCAGCATCGACTTGCCCCACGACCGCAAGTGCGAGTTCATTCGGGAGCTGAGCAAGTCGGTGAAGGTGCTAAGTGAGGTGGGCTCGAAGGATGCGGAGAAGATTATTCCGCCCTACAAGTGGATTTCGCAGATGCAGAGCGAGCTGGAGGCCGGGGCCATCAAGGTCATCGGCGAGGCCCGTGAGGGCGGCAACGTGGGCCTGTTTCGTAGCACGGGCGAAGTGCGCTCGGGGCTGGTAGAGGAGATTCTGACCAAGATTCCCTCCGAGCGCATCATCTGGGAAGCACCGCAGAAGGCACAGCAGGTGTGGTTTATCAAGCTGCTGGGGGCCAATGTGAACCTCGGCAACATCGCCCCCAATGAGATGGTGAGCCTCGAAACTATCCGCCTGGGTTTGCGCGGCGACACTTTCACCCACTTCCTGGATATGGACGCCGTGGACCCCATGTTCCACCCCGCTCCCAAGACTGGCAAGCCAGGCACGTCGATGCCGCGGGGGTAGGGCCAATTAGCCATCCCCCTACCCCCGGTTTCCGACCGACCGTAGAGACGCGCCCCTGCGCGTCTCTCTTCGTTGGGGGGTAGCGAGTTGGTGAGGGCCGACGACCGGCGCAGATGGGCAGAGACGCGAAGGGTCGCGTCTCTACGCTCCTTTAGCCAAAAACTTTTCGGCTTTCAGTAGGCCGGCTACGCTGATGGCGTCGGTAATAACGTCACGCATTACCAGGTCCACGGCTTGGGTGAGGGGAAGCTTCCAGAGGCGCAGGTCTTCAGTTTCTTCGGGCTCCCACTCCGTTTGGGTGAGGTCCTGGGCCAGAAAAACGAAGCCCTCTTCATCGGTCACGGAGTTGGAAGTGTGCAGGCGGGCCAGGTGGGTCCAGCGGGCGGCGAGCAGGCCAGTTTCTTCGCGCAGCTCCCGCTGGGCGGAGGCTACGGGGTCTACGCCGATGACGCCGCCGCCCATCGGAATTTCCCAGGAATATTCGTTCAGGGTGTAGCGGTACTGGCCCACGAGCCAGGTATTGCCCTGCTCGTCGAGGGGCACGATGCCGATGGCCTTATTGCGCATCGATACCACGCCGTAGATGCCGGCACCGCCTTGGGGGTTCAGCACCTGGTCTTCGCGCACACTTATCCAAGGGTTTTCGTATTTGGCTTCGGTGCTCAGGGTTTGCCAGGGATTGTGGTGGGGGTCGAAGTCGGTGGGGGGCGGCGTCATCGGGGGCTGGGGCGAGGGGTAGGGAAGGCAAAACTACGGCCGCCCGCCCCGGCCCAACCCCGCCGCGCGGGCCGCGTATGCTACTGCACGCTCCCCGGCCGTTTATTTCCCGGCCGCAGGGAGCCTTCCGCATGGCCGATAAGCCCACTAAGCCCGACGCTACCCCCCCCGCCGACGACTCCCTGCTCAACCTTAAGTTCGCCCAGGCTGAAGCCGACCTCGCCAAGAAAAACGGCGGCCTCGGGCCCACCACCAACGTGTACGTGACCGACGAAGAGGACTCCGAAATCACGCAGGGCGAAGGCCCGGTAGACAGCCAGGGCCAGCGCCGCGGCGATATTGACCCCGACCGCGAGGGTTCCAACGCCGGTAGCCACAGCTAATTGATGCCCTTGCGTACCCGCCGCTTCGCCTACCCCCGCCGCCTGGCGCAGTGCTTATTACTGGCTGGCCTGGTAGCGGGGCTGGGCAGCTGCCGGGC
The genomic region above belongs to Hymenobacter psoromatis and contains:
- a CDS encoding tyrosine-type recombinase/integrase, which produces MDEFLDFLRYEKRFSPHTVTSYQTDLTQFAAYLLAEYEERDLAQATHPLIRGWVVSLMSQDLDPRTVNRKVACLRSFYKFLLRTHRIAANPMLRVKAPKMAKKLPEFVPEESLNRLLNSFEFEDSFTGVRDQLVLETLYGTGVRLSELLGIMDDDLDSNAKTVRVTGKGNKQRLVPLNPSLLLVLEKYQARRAAEFGPAAAGSPLLRTDKGAPLYEKLVYRTVKKYLSQVSTSTAHQHPHALRHAFATHLLGKGADLNAIKELLGHASLAATQVYTHLSVDRLKSVFEQAHPRA
- a CDS encoding polysaccharide biosynthesis tyrosine autokinase, with product MALSENAELEELIRRATTDADVAPPPGAGRVPDDDSEAGDSFDLSTLVLVARRSLLWVILLLLLGITASWLYLRYTKPIYEATSTLKIDERSDASALGIGALPGASAEGNGASQLAGELELIKSDLTYKRLKQAVPLDVNYYAQGTVLENELFEACPYKVNYTVSDPVYYNHKFNVEYLDPRHYHLSVVVGAQTLGGDYEVGREVQLPGIHLRLSSTSTDNPVTPDANYHFVLLDDNTINTYLNRNLKVEVLNPSANTIQISFQDNNRLKAQRIVNALDTVYHDVKLAYKQENTRNSLAYLDQQLKENGKNLAQAEDNLQSFVERNKTYDAKGELSSITSGLEKIETDDLALQQKLVLLAEVGRLAAQDRLTPSDEVTVAQTIPGLTLLGDPVLTQQLNSLNMLQQNLRRVRRSYQDQTEAVQGLLAQVNFAQSTLQRQLLDAQKQLRTQLALLASQRAKLDGQLQTLPGKETEQERLRRPLGLYSNSYQMLLEKKVDYNIKNAGTTADFQILSPGYAPDAPISPKRLLVYAIGIAGGLILGLGLIGTRYLLHNTITSVNELERNTKASVLGVIPTYEKEQLNVSRMVVDKNPKSSVSEAIRSIRTNLDFISPSSKKRLISVTSTISGEGKTFVTVNLAGIIALSGQRVVVLDLDMRKPKVNLAFDAPNVRGISTILIDRHSVAECVQHTSIESLDFISAGPTPPNPSELILNPRFDQMLEELKRTYDVILIDTPPVGLVTDGILIMRKADVPIYIVRANYSRKTFLKNMNRLMRNNQFSRMSTILNDAKAQGAYGYGYGYGYGYGYGYGTQQSMGYYEEPTPKPTLGARIKGLFS
- the rpsU gene encoding 30S ribosomal protein S21, whose amino-acid sequence is MIIVQIKDNETVDRALKRFKKKFERTGVLKELRRRTFFQKPSITKRKLKQKAVYKLATYGPESEA
- a CDS encoding tyrosine-protein phosphatase; this translates as MVDFWKQLFGSRPADASAGLPAALPFAELGVDMHSHLLPGLDDGAETVAHSLDLLRELRALGFRKLVMTPHIMGDFYKNTPAGIRAALATLRAAATEAGLGDVVLECAAEYYLDEWLGHKLADGTEMLTFGGEQRYLLFETSYMNEAFNLQTTIFELQAAGYRPVLAHPERYVYLYGRFAEIEKLRHEYGVLLQLNLNSLAGYYSPAARQVAEKMIDAGLVDFVGTDTHHLRHTAALGSKTVKSSYFRKLMALPLLNPTL
- a CDS encoding tetratricopeptide repeat protein, which translates into the protein MNEPFDDPRAAQDTVRRYEQMLAADETAFFDLEEFEVIIDHYVTSAAFDKAQQACEAALGQYPFSTELLIDRAQIAAMRGDYAEAERQIASVATRDPDNADVAVTRGIIATQRGDFDEAVRFFQSALERNPDREDIHFNLGLAYQSWHKFKSAARHYKHSLRLQPDNETTVQELLNCLETTERLLEHEEFFQRFTDDDPYSATAWYNLGQYYYRLEKWEQAAAAFDYAIVIEGDFYDAHHWLADTFVCQQDYTRAIGEFELSYPTGEPTDEALCNIGECYEKLREWEKSRQYYRKALELNPEMDEAWFGQGVLLQEQERPYEALHFFRKAVELYGDSSEYWAALGAAENQVGNIVSALEAYEKATEVSPDDATGWVSWSAILYEQGHYEEAIDLLRHAEELHPHEAHFHYMLCAYLLAAGRLREAYQQLETALTLNFEQHSLLFDYFPELEKQPALQRLIDQFRK
- a CDS encoding polysaccharide biosynthesis/export family protein codes for the protein MFQLTKGADGVIDTAKLRRLVNRTDRNYRIHANDILSVQVFTNKGERLIDPNGELQFGAPSLGVAPITTTPAGGSLGQRNVGQGAGSSGGNTQFVVQADGTVRLPLVNRVSVAGLTLIKADSVLQGRYNEYYKETFVKTAVANNRVIILGAPGGQVVSLANDNMNLLEVLALAGGADGGGASGGNSIARYGGRVSNIRIIRGDLKNPQVQFIDLSTLEGMRRGNLQIEPNDIIYIEPIRRPLLDALADAGPVFSATSTLLSAISIIFTIIVISRQKN
- a CDS encoding acyl-CoA dehydrogenase family protein codes for the protein MEATLATENQTMIAQMVRDFGQQHIKPHMMRWDETQEFPRELFHQLGELGLMGVLVPAQYGGAGFGYQEYVTAIVELSKIDGSIGLSMAAHNSLCTGHILQHASEEQKHQYLPRLASGEWLGAWGLTEPNTGSDAGNMRTTAVLDASGEYYILNGAKNFITHGRSGDVAVVIARTGNVGDSHGMTAFIVERGTPGFAGGRKEDKLGMRASETTELIFTDCRVPVGNVIGKVGDGFVQSLKVLDGGRISIAALSLGIAQGAFEAALQYSQERHQFNQPISNFQGISFKLADMATEIEAASLLTYRAAEMKDRGENVNLESAMAKLYASEVAVRTANEGVQIFGGYGYTKDYPAEKYYRDAKLCTIGEGTSEIQKLVIARALLK
- a CDS encoding NUDIX domain-containing protein, coding for MTPPPTDFDPHHNPWQTLSTEAKYENPWISVREDQVLNPQGGAGIYGVVSMRNKAIGIVPLDEQGNTWLVGQYRYTLNEYSWEIPMGGGVIGVDPVASAQRELREETGLLAARWTHLARLHTSNSVTDEEGFVFLAQDLTQTEWEPEETEDLRLWKLPLTQAVDLVMRDVITDAISVAGLLKAEKFLAKGA
- a CDS encoding NAD-dependent epimerase/dehydratase family protein; translation: MIFLTGGTGLIGSFVLRGLRARGLAVRALYRGPTPPAGPEGVEWLAGELADTSLLAAALTPDVTHVLHCAGLVSYAPQDEDALLHVNVEGTAAVVDACLRCPGVRLGYVSSVAALGQPAPTEASAGAAPTPLLLDEAATWDLGARHSAYATSKYLAELEVWRGVAEGLSAVIVNPAIVLGPGDWDRSSTRLLRYAYDEHLFYTPGQLSFVDARDVAAHLLRLTLDLPQLPAARYVLSGGTYPLGELLTKLAQALGRRPPSVAVPTWAAEVIWRVEHTRSVLTRARPLITRDTARAGRQPVFYDTRKVQLATGLGFHSLDETVAWLAQTLETNRMSRP
- a CDS encoding phosphosulfolactate synthase; protein product: MNYSLSQLPERTPKPREQGFTMMMDKGLSLREVEDYLEVAAPYTDIVKLGWATSYVVPNLQRKLDAYRAGGIPVYLGGTLFEAFIIRNQFDDYRRLLDSFGLEYAEVSDGSIDLPHDRKCEFIRELSKSVKVLSEVGSKDAEKIIPPYKWISQMQSELEAGAIKVIGEAREGGNVGLFRSTGEVRSGLVEEILTKIPSERIIWEAPQKAQQVWFIKLLGANVNLGNIAPNEMVSLETIRLGLRGDTFTHFLDMDAVDPMFHPAPKTGKPGTSMPRG